From Draconibacterium halophilum, one genomic window encodes:
- a CDS encoding MutS-related protein encodes MSNPIRLYSEKLSFYTDEFNSVSAKVKRFAWYRFVAFVGIFLPLIILGWKITTLYSTLPLIVLFFFLVKRNLILEKLKKTLAVKKMLLEDELKALDHSFLHFKNGEQFLNVEHSFAYDLDLFGEGSLFQYLNRTSTVEGQQLLADWMQRPLKEKDEIEQRQGAIKELAEMPLWRLDFLTEGKLFQESEEQYNEIRSWTEMELGLNHSNLMKWLIRIVPAITIVAAIPAIMGLSNFYLVVMVVAQFLLLFAWSKRVNYYFGFFGRKSELLAKYMQLLKIIEQKDFDSKYLSELKKKVTEPSAGKVFGELKNLVKEFEYRQNFLVGVVLNGLLTWDIRCVYKLWQWHKENRGRLANWLEIIAQMDAFISLANYANNQPGFVYPEITNQAFSFCASELGHPLLKEEKRVNNAIEIQGWSKIMIVTGANMAGKSTFLRTVGTNILLAEIGAPVCATSMTIRPVGLYTNMRTTDSLLKDESYFFAELKRIKAVLDRLVAGEQIFVILDEMLKGTNSIDKLNGSKELVRKLAQYQCSAMIATHDLKLSEMEKELPLQVFNKCFEIRIENNELIFDYKLSDGVTQTMNATFLMKKMGII; translated from the coding sequence ATGAGCAACCCGATCCGGCTTTATTCCGAAAAACTTTCATTTTACACTGATGAATTCAATAGTGTGTCGGCGAAAGTAAAACGTTTTGCCTGGTATCGTTTTGTTGCGTTTGTCGGAATATTTCTTCCGCTGATTATTCTGGGTTGGAAGATCACAACGCTCTACTCAACGCTTCCTTTAATTGTGCTGTTCTTTTTTCTCGTAAAACGGAATCTCATTCTCGAAAAGTTAAAGAAAACACTTGCTGTTAAAAAGATGTTGCTGGAAGATGAGCTAAAAGCATTGGATCATTCTTTTCTTCATTTTAAAAATGGCGAACAGTTTCTGAACGTGGAACATTCTTTTGCCTACGATCTCGATTTGTTTGGCGAAGGTTCATTGTTTCAGTATTTAAACCGAACCTCAACCGTTGAAGGTCAGCAGTTATTGGCCGATTGGATGCAAAGGCCATTAAAGGAAAAAGACGAAATTGAGCAGCGGCAAGGCGCCATTAAAGAGCTAGCTGAAATGCCTTTGTGGCGGCTCGACTTTTTAACTGAAGGCAAACTGTTTCAGGAATCGGAAGAACAGTATAACGAGATTCGTTCATGGACGGAAATGGAGCTTGGGCTGAATCATTCCAACCTGATGAAGTGGTTGATTCGTATTGTTCCGGCGATAACGATAGTGGCTGCAATTCCGGCAATAATGGGACTGAGTAACTTTTATCTTGTGGTAATGGTAGTTGCTCAGTTTTTGCTGCTGTTTGCCTGGTCGAAACGTGTGAATTATTACTTTGGTTTTTTTGGTCGGAAGTCGGAGCTGCTGGCGAAATACATGCAGTTGCTGAAAATTATTGAGCAGAAAGATTTCGATTCGAAATATTTAAGCGAACTAAAGAAAAAAGTAACTGAGCCCTCGGCCGGGAAGGTATTTGGTGAATTAAAAAACCTGGTAAAGGAGTTTGAATACCGCCAGAATTTTTTGGTGGGAGTTGTGCTCAACGGGTTATTAACCTGGGATATTCGTTGCGTATACAAGTTGTGGCAATGGCATAAAGAGAATCGGGGCAGGTTAGCCAATTGGTTGGAAATTATAGCGCAAATGGATGCGTTTATTAGCCTGGCAAATTATGCCAATAACCAACCTGGTTTTGTATATCCGGAAATCACAAATCAGGCTTTTTCGTTTTGTGCCAGCGAATTGGGGCATCCCCTGCTTAAAGAAGAAAAGCGGGTAAACAATGCTATTGAAATCCAGGGCTGGTCGAAAATAATGATCGTTACGGGGGCAAATATGGCCGGGAAAAGTACTTTCCTGCGCACCGTTGGAACAAATATTCTGTTGGCCGAAATTGGAGCGCCGGTTTGTGCCACATCGATGACGATCAGGCCCGTTGGTCTGTATACCAATATGCGCACAACCGACTCGTTACTAAAAGACGAATCGTATTTCTTTGCCGAGTTGAAAAGAATTAAAGCAGTTCTGGATCGTCTGGTGGCAGGCGAGCAAATTTTTGTCATCCTCGACGAAATGCTAAAAGGAACCAACTCGATTGATAAGTTGAATGGCTCGAAAGAACTGGTGCGAAAACTGGCGCAATACCAATGTTCAGCAATGATTGCAACGCACGATCTAAAATTGAGCGAAATGGAAAAGGAGCTTCCTCTGCAAGTCTTCAATAAATGTTTCGAGATACGGATTGAAAACAACGAGTTAATCTTTGATTACAAACTTTCGGATGGGGTTACTCAAACCATGAATGCCACTTTCCTGATGAAAAAAATGGGAATTATTTAG
- a CDS encoding ATP-binding protein, which translates to MSANYDEATIKTLDWQEHIRRRPGMYIGKLGDGTSADDGIYVLLKEVMDNSVDEFMMGHGKRIVVNVDQDSVTIRDFGRGVPLGKLVDVASKMNTGAKYDNKVFKKSVGLNGVGIKAVNALSSDFMIKAVREGVAKEVYFSQGVKTDEKDIKNIDEENGTQVTFIPDESVFKKYRYMSDYIVNMMKNYTFLNAGLTIEYNGDKFYSRNGLRDLLEENMDHDPIYPIIHLRGEDIEVAITHGNQYGEDYYSFVNGQHTTQGGTHLQAFREVLVKTIRDFYKKDFDPSDIRASIVAAVSIKVEEPVFESQTKTKLGSKDIGPEGPSVRAHVGNFLQKELDNFLHKNQETAEMLLKRIVESERERKAISGVKKLARQRAKKANLHNKNCAIAVFISIVRMIGKKNRAFLLQRETRQVDRSQNHAM; encoded by the coding sequence ATGAGCGCAAACTACGACGAAGCTACTATTAAAACGTTAGACTGGCAGGAGCATATTCGGCGACGTCCGGGAATGTATATTGGTAAACTCGGTGACGGAACCTCTGCCGACGATGGTATTTATGTATTATTGAAAGAGGTAATGGATAACTCTGTCGACGAATTTATGATGGGGCACGGAAAACGGATTGTTGTAAATGTTGATCAGGATTCTGTTACTATCCGCGATTTTGGACGTGGAGTTCCGTTGGGAAAACTGGTGGATGTAGCCAGCAAAATGAATACCGGTGCAAAATACGACAACAAGGTTTTTAAAAAGTCGGTGGGATTGAACGGCGTTGGTATAAAGGCTGTAAATGCGCTTTCATCTGATTTTATGATAAAGGCAGTGCGCGAAGGCGTTGCCAAAGAAGTTTATTTTAGCCAGGGCGTAAAAACCGACGAGAAAGACATTAAAAATATTGATGAGGAAAACGGAACACAAGTAACCTTTATTCCCGATGAAAGCGTGTTCAAGAAGTATCGTTATATGAGCGATTATATCGTGAATATGATGAAAAACTACACTTTCCTGAACGCCGGGTTAACCATAGAATACAATGGCGATAAATTCTACTCGCGCAACGGATTGCGTGATTTGCTCGAGGAGAATATGGATCACGACCCAATTTACCCAATTATACATCTCAGAGGCGAAGATATTGAGGTGGCCATAACACATGGCAACCAATACGGAGAAGATTATTATTCGTTTGTTAATGGCCAGCATACCACTCAGGGTGGAACTCACTTACAGGCTTTTCGCGAGGTTTTAGTAAAAACAATCAGGGATTTTTACAAGAAGGATTTTGACCCGTCGGATATACGGGCATCGATTGTGGCGGCTGTTAGCATTAAAGTCGAAGAGCCTGTATTTGAGTCGCAAACCAAGACCAAACTAGGATCAAAAGATATTGGACCAGAAGGTCCGTCGGTGCGTGCACACGTTGGTAATTTCCTGCAGAAGGAACTGGATAACTTTCTGCATAAAAACCAGGAAACAGCAGAAATGTTGTTGAAGCGCATTGTAGAATCGGAGCGCGAAAGAAAAGCAATTTCGGGAGTAAAAAAACTAGCCCGGCAGCGCGCCAAAAAAGCCAATTTGCATAATAAAAATTGCGCGATTGCCGTATTCATTTCAATAGTAAGGATGATCGGAAAGAAGAATCGAGCATTTTTATTACAGAGGGAGACTCGGCAAGTGGATCGATCACAAAATCACGCGATGTAA
- a CDS encoding toprim domain-containing protein, with amino-acid sequence MRDCRIHFNSKDDRKEESSIFITEGDSASGSITKSRDVNTQAVFSLKGKPLNTYGLTKKVVYENEEFNLLQAALNIEEGMEDLRYNNVVIATDADVDGMHIRLLLITFFLQFFPELIKKGHVYILQTPLFRVRNKQKTFYCYSDEEKQKAINKLRGKPEITRFKGLGEISPDEFKHFIGKDIRLDPVQMKKHESVAEMLSYYMGKNTPDRQEFIIENLYVEKDEVM; translated from the coding sequence TTGCGCGATTGCCGTATTCATTTCAATAGTAAGGATGATCGGAAAGAAGAATCGAGCATTTTTATTACAGAGGGAGACTCGGCAAGTGGATCGATCACAAAATCACGCGATGTAAATACTCAGGCGGTGTTTAGTTTGAAAGGGAAACCGCTGAATACTTATGGCCTCACAAAAAAAGTGGTTTACGAAAATGAGGAATTTAACCTCTTGCAGGCGGCACTGAATATTGAAGAGGGGATGGAAGATTTGCGCTACAACAACGTAGTTATCGCTACCGATGCTGACGTTGACGGAATGCACATCCGTTTGCTGCTCATAACTTTCTTTCTGCAGTTTTTCCCCGAGTTGATAAAAAAGGGGCATGTTTATATTTTGCAAACACCGCTTTTTAGGGTGCGTAACAAGCAAAAAACGTTCTATTGCTATTCGGACGAAGAGAAGCAGAAAGCCATTAATAAGCTGCGTGGTAAACCCGAAATTACGCGATTTAAAGGACTGGGTGAAATATCGCCGGATGAGTTTAAGCATTTCATTGGAAAAGACATCCGGTTGGATCCGGTGCAAATGAAAAAGCATGAATCGGTGGCAGAAATGCTATCCTATTACATGGGGAAAAATACCCCCGACAGACAGGAGTTCATCATCGAAAACCTGTATGTTGAAAAAGACGAAGTAATGTAA
- a CDS encoding DNA gyrase/topoisomerase IV subunit A: MSEENLNQDEIQDDSIKEEVTYLSGMYRDWFLDYASYVILERAVPYINDGLKPVQRRIMHAMREMDDGRYNKVANIIGQTMQYHPHGDASIGDAIVQMGQKELLIDSQGNWGNILTGDGSAAPRYIEARLTKFALEVLFNPKTTNWKLSYDGRKKEPVTLPAKFPLLLAQGVDGIAVGLASKMFPHNFVELIDASINYLRGKSFELYPDFPTGGSADFSKYNDGLRGGSVKVRAKIEKRDNKTLVINEVPFGKTTTTLIESVIKANDKGKIKVKKIDDNTAEHVEIIVHLAAGVSSDKTIDALYAFTDCEVSLSPNACIIKDDKPHFIGVSEILKRSTDSTKALLKLELEIRKSELEEQWHFSSLEKIFIEERLYKDKKFEDSESMDQAVAHIDKRLDPWKPKLKREITREDILKLMEIRMARILKFNKDKANDVLKSIEDEIAEVEHNIENIIDFTIAWFKHLKKKYGKDKVRKTEIRSFENIVASKVVVRNEKLYVDLKEGFVGTSLKKAEFVCDCSDIDDIIVFRRDGSYFITKVSDKAFIGKNILHLALFKKNDKRTIYNVVYKDGKSGNFYMKRFFVTGVTRDKEYNLTKETKGSRIVYFSANPNGEAEILRVMLKPKPRLKKLVFEEDMGELAIKGRQSMGNILSKNDIHKITLKERGVSTLGGRKIWFDQDVLRLNAEGRGTYLGEFTGEDKILVIYKNGEFQLYNYDLSNHFQQDILVIEKFNKRKILSAVYYDADQKYYYVKRFEIDEPEGKLVRFIGDNNDNKLLSLTWVHYPRLELTFGGKNAERENEIIEVAEFIGVKSWKAKGKRLSNYEVDNIKEIEPVIKDDYDHREDEEGESENEQDSKAEKGKDADDIPFEVTRPKKEDDGQGSLF; this comes from the coding sequence ATGTCAGAAGAGAATTTAAATCAGGACGAAATTCAGGACGATAGCATTAAAGAGGAAGTAACGTACCTGTCGGGTATGTACCGCGACTGGTTTTTAGATTACGCCTCATATGTAATCCTCGAGCGGGCAGTTCCGTATATCAACGACGGGTTAAAACCCGTTCAGCGGCGTATTATGCATGCCATGCGCGAAATGGACGATGGGCGCTATAATAAGGTGGCAAACATTATTGGGCAAACCATGCAATATCACCCGCATGGCGATGCATCCATTGGCGACGCCATTGTGCAAATGGGGCAAAAAGAATTGCTGATCGATTCGCAGGGAAACTGGGGGAATATCCTAACCGGTGATGGGTCGGCTGCTCCACGTTATATCGAAGCCCGATTGACCAAATTTGCACTGGAGGTGCTTTTTAATCCGAAAACTACCAATTGGAAACTGTCGTACGACGGCCGTAAAAAAGAGCCGGTAACACTACCGGCTAAATTCCCGCTTTTGTTGGCGCAAGGCGTTGACGGAATTGCCGTTGGGCTGGCCTCAAAAATGTTTCCACACAATTTTGTCGAACTTATCGATGCTTCCATCAATTACTTGCGTGGGAAATCGTTTGAATTGTATCCTGATTTCCCAACCGGTGGCTCGGCCGATTTTAGTAAATACAACGATGGTTTGCGCGGAGGTTCGGTTAAAGTGCGTGCAAAAATTGAAAAACGTGATAATAAGACGCTGGTAATAAATGAGGTGCCTTTTGGAAAGACAACCACAACCTTGATTGAGTCGGTTATTAAGGCCAACGACAAAGGTAAAATAAAAGTAAAAAAGATTGATGATAATACGGCTGAACACGTGGAGATCATTGTGCATCTTGCAGCCGGTGTGTCGTCGGATAAAACCATCGATGCACTTTACGCGTTCACCGATTGTGAAGTTTCTTTGTCGCCAAATGCATGCATTATTAAAGATGATAAGCCGCATTTTATTGGTGTTTCCGAAATTCTGAAACGTTCAACTGATTCAACAAAAGCATTGCTGAAACTTGAACTGGAGATCCGTAAATCGGAACTGGAAGAGCAGTGGCATTTTTCTTCGCTGGAGAAAATTTTTATTGAAGAGCGACTCTACAAGGATAAAAAGTTTGAGGATTCGGAAAGCATGGATCAGGCAGTGGCACACATCGACAAGCGCCTTGATCCGTGGAAACCAAAACTGAAACGCGAAATTACCCGCGAAGATATTCTGAAACTGATGGAAATTCGTATGGCACGAATCCTGAAATTTAACAAGGATAAGGCCAACGATGTACTGAAATCAATTGAGGATGAAATTGCGGAGGTTGAGCACAACATCGAAAATATTATTGACTTTACCATTGCCTGGTTTAAGCACCTGAAAAAGAAATACGGTAAAGACAAGGTGCGGAAAACAGAGATTCGTAGTTTCGAAAACATTGTAGCCTCGAAGGTAGTGGTGAGAAATGAGAAACTGTATGTTGACCTCAAAGAAGGGTTTGTTGGTACATCGCTTAAAAAGGCGGAATTTGTTTGCGATTGTTCTGATATAGACGATATTATCGTTTTTCGTCGCGATGGTTCGTATTTTATCACCAAAGTATCTGATAAAGCTTTTATCGGTAAAAACATTTTACACCTGGCCCTTTTTAAGAAAAACGATAAACGCACCATCTACAATGTGGTGTATAAAGATGGCAAATCGGGGAATTTCTATATGAAACGGTTTTTTGTTACAGGTGTAACCCGCGACAAAGAGTACAACCTTACCAAAGAAACAAAGGGCTCGCGTATTGTTTATTTCTCGGCCAACCCGAATGGTGAAGCCGAAATATTGCGCGTAATGTTGAAACCGAAACCACGCTTGAAAAAGTTGGTTTTTGAAGAAGACATGGGTGAGCTGGCCATTAAAGGTCGCCAATCGATGGGAAATATTCTTAGCAAAAACGATATTCATAAAATTACCCTCAAAGAAAGGGGTGTTTCTACGCTGGGAGGTCGTAAAATATGGTTCGATCAGGATGTATTACGCCTGAATGCCGAAGGAAGAGGAACCTATCTTGGCGAGTTTACAGGAGAAGACAAAATTTTGGTGATCTATAAAAACGGCGAATTCCAGTTGTATAATTACGATCTGAGCAACCACTTTCAGCAAGATATTCTGGTAATTGAGAAATTCAATAAACGTAAAATTCTGTCGGCAGTTTATTACGATGCCGATCAGAAATATTACTATGTGAAACGTTTTGAAATTGATGAACCGGAAGGGAAGCTGGTGCGTTTTATTGGCGATAATAACGACAATAAACTCTTAAGTTTAACCTGGGTACATTATCCGCGACTTGAGCTAACGTTTGGCGGGAAAAATGCCGAACGTGAAAACGAGATTATTGAGGTGGCTGAATTTATCGGAGTGAAATCGTGGAAGGCAAAAGGTAAGCGTCTGAGTAATTACGAGGTGGATAATATTAAAGAAATTGAACCGGTAATAAAAGATGATTACGATCATCGGGAAGATGAGGAAGGCGAATCGGAAAATGAGCAGGATAGCAAAGCTGAAAAAGGGAAAGATGCTGATGATATCCCGTTTGAGGTAACCCGACCCAAAAAGGAAGATGACGGTCAAGGCTCTTTGTTTTAG
- a CDS encoding shikimate kinase, with product MRVYLIGYMGCGKSRLGRLLSEHMGVQFVDMDDYIEERNCKTVPQLFADHGEEGFRERERKALEELAEFTDVIVATGGGAPCFFDNIDLMNKTGKTIFLNIDPAILADRLMNSKTERPLIKGKSREELVAFIDETLKKRKQFYSQAQFEITELDLSLDRIQEMIS from the coding sequence ATGCGAGTATATTTGATTGGATACATGGGATGCGGCAAGTCGCGATTGGGGCGCCTTTTATCGGAACACATGGGTGTACAGTTTGTCGACATGGATGATTACATTGAAGAAAGAAACTGCAAAACGGTACCACAGCTATTTGCCGATCACGGCGAAGAAGGTTTTCGTGAAAGGGAACGAAAGGCTTTGGAAGAACTGGCCGAATTCACCGACGTTATAGTTGCTACCGGAGGGGGAGCACCATGCTTTTTCGATAATATTGACCTGATGAATAAAACGGGAAAAACTATATTTCTGAATATCGATCCTGCGATTCTTGCTGATCGGTTGATGAATTCAAAAACCGAGCGGCCACTTATTAAAGGAAAATCGCGCGAAGAGCTGGTTGCGTTTATCGATGAAACACTAAAAAAACGAAAGCAATTTTATTCGCAGGCCCAGTTTGAAATTACCGAACTCGATTTAAGCCTGGACCGTATTCAGGAAATGATTTCCTAA
- a CDS encoding thiamine pyrophosphate-binding protein, producing the protein MSTVAEVFAHTLKEIGIRYVFGVPSGNMIDYMEALRKEVGIDFILVGHETTAAFMAGVCGRLTGVPGACFATFGPGATNLSTGVGGAQLDRFPLLAFTDEMPDDLLKRTVQMNINHQQLFFPITKWTTRLNPNNIEEIILKGAGITTDDTPGAVHIGIPAGIGRNPVKEAKSDVDYLRLEKKRWSPLVEDQVAKVEKLIHKSKKPVFAVGLSAVRAQVSEQLIALAEKCQVPVVLTPMAKGLFPEAHPLYAGVLFHALSNEVAKVYSQADLVIGIGYDPVEFNYEDWMPEVPLIHINNSEADVAPGKFPEVSNVVGAVDVALNELLKLNVEPKEWDLQFLKANKKQIVKKLTPETDSFGPLAVVAELRNAMSDDGILTVDVGAHLHLIGQQWHTPSPEKLLISNGWSSMGFAIPAALAAKLCNPGLPVVALMGDGGFLMTVGELAIAKRLNLNIVFVVIYDDSLSLISIKQNKKHFDRSYGTDLNVLEGEPTNHYFGVPVVRVTNSNEYRSALKKAFSAAGPIVIEAVVGSKEYDQLVLQPNK; encoded by the coding sequence ATGTCAACAGTTGCAGAAGTTTTTGCCCATACTTTAAAAGAAATTGGTATTCGTTATGTTTTTGGAGTGCCCAGTGGCAACATGATCGATTACATGGAAGCTTTACGAAAAGAGGTGGGTATCGATTTTATATTGGTGGGCCACGAAACAACGGCAGCTTTTATGGCTGGTGTTTGCGGCCGGCTGACCGGAGTGCCTGGTGCATGTTTTGCAACTTTTGGGCCGGGAGCAACAAATTTAAGCACCGGTGTTGGCGGCGCGCAACTCGACCGGTTTCCGCTATTGGCTTTTACCGACGAAATGCCCGATGATTTGTTAAAACGCACGGTGCAAATGAACATCAATCATCAGCAATTATTTTTCCCAATTACTAAATGGACAACTCGTCTAAATCCGAATAACATTGAAGAAATTATTTTGAAGGGAGCAGGTATAACTACTGACGATACTCCCGGTGCAGTTCATATAGGAATTCCTGCTGGGATAGGACGAAATCCGGTGAAGGAAGCAAAATCGGATGTGGACTACCTGCGACTGGAAAAGAAACGGTGGTCGCCATTGGTTGAAGATCAGGTAGCGAAAGTTGAAAAGTTAATTCATAAAAGTAAAAAGCCTGTTTTTGCTGTCGGTTTATCAGCAGTGCGTGCACAGGTAAGTGAGCAACTTATTGCATTAGCCGAAAAATGTCAGGTGCCCGTTGTTCTTACGCCCATGGCAAAAGGACTATTTCCCGAAGCTCATCCCTTGTATGCCGGTGTCCTTTTTCATGCTTTATCAAATGAAGTGGCTAAAGTTTATTCGCAGGCCGATCTGGTAATTGGAATTGGCTACGATCCTGTGGAGTTTAATTACGAAGACTGGATGCCGGAAGTTCCACTGATTCATATCAATAATTCAGAAGCTGATGTGGCACCCGGAAAATTCCCGGAAGTGTCTAATGTGGTTGGCGCTGTTGATGTTGCCTTGAATGAGTTGCTTAAACTTAACGTTGAACCAAAAGAATGGGACCTTCAGTTTTTGAAAGCAAATAAAAAGCAGATCGTTAAAAAACTGACGCCTGAAACCGATAGTTTTGGACCGCTGGCAGTGGTTGCAGAATTGCGAAACGCCATGTCCGATGATGGAATTCTTACTGTTGATGTGGGCGCTCATCTGCATTTAATCGGGCAGCAATGGCATACCCCCTCACCTGAAAAATTGTTGATCTCCAACGGATGGTCGAGTATGGGTTTTGCTATTCCGGCAGCTTTGGCCGCAAAACTCTGTAATCCGGGATTGCCGGTTGTTGCCTTAATGGGAGATGGTGGTTTTCTGATGACGGTAGGCGAGTTGGCGATAGCAAAACGACTTAACCTGAACATTGTTTTTGTGGTGATATATGATGATAGTTTATCGCTGATAAGTATTAAGCAGAATAAAAAGCACTTTGATCGTAGCTATGGAACAGATTTAAATGTGCTGGAGGGAGAGCCTACAAATCATTATTTTGGAGTACCTGTTGTTCGTGTAACAAACAGTAATGAATACAGAAGTGCATTAAAAAAAGCCTTTTCTGCTGCTGGCCCTATTGTAATTGAGGCTGTTGTTGGCAGCAAGGAATATGACCAACTTGTTTTACAGCCGAATAAATAA
- a CDS encoding helix-turn-helix domain-containing protein yields MKTNKQLQLAFDFVQYTGQNIFLTGKAGTGKTTFLKSLKERSPKRMIVVAPTGVAAINAAGVTIHSFFQLSFAPQVGHESKHSSEQRFTKEKINIMRSLDLLVIDEVSMVRADILDAIDRTLRRFKNRRKPFGGAQVLMIGDLQQLAPVVKNEEWGLLRREYETPYFFSSKALREFPHVSIELTEVFRQQDEKFISVLNKVRENKLDEEARQLLNTRHIPNFEPEDEDGYITLCTHNVSAQRINDSKLSVLTGKKEVFTAAVEGKFPEYSYPTDFKLELKVGAQVMFVKNDSNPEKRFYNGKIGQVQSIGKNCVYVLCPGEDEEIEVEPQNWENYKYSIDKESGDIREEMEGMFTQIPLKLAWGITIHKSQGLTFEKAIIDAEASFAHGQVYVALSRCKSLEGMVLSSPIAGRSIINDKTVSGFIQEVEENQPGDQELHAAKLAFQKEQLIEIFRFYRSENLLRNIAKLVNENKGSFPEVTITQLEKMRNEHESEIVAVAAKFHHQITDLLRQQPDVYKNETLQERVKKAAAYFGEKVQHILAEGIKKVDLDVDNKEIKRQLKRYVNDLKDDVQLKLSAFESCLEGFDVKRLMDSRAKTLVKQSKSSGKQKAKEITDFENIPNPELFEQLRNYRTEKAGELEIPPFMIFSQKVLYALVTYLPADTTSLKLINGLGPRKITQFGADIIAVIDYYCKENNIDKGEIPLQEPKKKKKEKVETKLLSFELFNNGKSIEDIATERALSANTIESHLAHFIKLGDLEATRLVDEEKLKKIADYFAKTEDKSFGTAKGHFGNEVSYGELRIGLSYWEFEKSAQDK; encoded by the coding sequence ATGAAAACCAACAAACAACTCCAATTAGCTTTCGATTTTGTACAATACACCGGACAAAATATCTTTCTAACCGGAAAAGCCGGAACCGGGAAAACAACCTTTCTGAAGAGTTTAAAAGAGCGTTCGCCTAAACGTATGATAGTGGTGGCACCAACAGGTGTTGCGGCTATAAACGCGGCAGGAGTTACCATTCACTCATTTTTCCAATTATCGTTTGCGCCGCAAGTGGGGCACGAGAGTAAACACAGTAGCGAGCAGCGGTTTACTAAAGAGAAGATCAATATTATGCGAAGCCTCGACTTATTAGTGATCGATGAGGTGAGTATGGTGAGGGCCGATATTTTGGATGCGATAGACCGCACCCTGCGCCGCTTTAAAAACAGGCGTAAACCTTTTGGAGGAGCACAGGTATTAATGATTGGCGATTTGCAACAGTTGGCACCGGTTGTAAAAAATGAAGAGTGGGGATTGTTGCGCCGCGAATACGAGACACCTTATTTTTTCAGCAGTAAAGCACTCCGCGAATTTCCGCATGTGAGTATCGAACTCACCGAAGTGTTTAGGCAGCAGGATGAAAAGTTTATTTCGGTGTTGAACAAGGTGCGCGAGAATAAATTGGATGAGGAAGCGCGGCAGCTTTTAAATACACGACATATCCCGAATTTTGAACCCGAAGATGAGGATGGATACATTACGCTTTGTACGCATAATGTGAGTGCGCAGCGGATAAACGATTCGAAACTGAGTGTTTTAACCGGTAAAAAGGAAGTTTTTACTGCAGCGGTGGAGGGGAAATTTCCTGAATATTCGTACCCCACAGATTTTAAGCTGGAGCTAAAAGTTGGTGCCCAGGTGATGTTTGTTAAAAACGATTCCAATCCTGAGAAACGATTTTATAACGGAAAGATCGGGCAGGTGCAATCCATCGGTAAAAACTGTGTTTATGTCTTGTGCCCGGGCGAAGACGAGGAAATAGAAGTGGAACCACAAAACTGGGAGAACTATAAATATTCAATCGATAAAGAATCGGGCGACATTCGCGAAGAAATGGAAGGAATGTTTACCCAGATTCCCTTAAAACTGGCCTGGGGAATCACTATTCATAAAAGTCAGGGATTAACTTTCGAGAAAGCCATAATTGATGCAGAGGCTTCTTTTGCGCATGGTCAGGTTTATGTGGCGCTCAGTCGTTGTAAATCTTTGGAAGGCATGGTACTGTCATCGCCGATTGCCGGTCGTAGTATCATTAACGATAAAACAGTTAGCGGATTTATTCAGGAGGTGGAAGAAAACCAACCCGGCGATCAGGAATTACATGCTGCAAAACTGGCTTTCCAGAAAGAGCAGTTGATAGAAATATTTCGCTTTTACCGCTCGGAAAACTTATTGCGAAATATTGCAAAATTGGTTAACGAGAACAAGGGGAGTTTCCCGGAAGTAACAATCACGCAACTTGAAAAAATGCGTAATGAACATGAGAGTGAGATTGTTGCTGTAGCAGCCAAATTTCATCATCAGATTACTGATTTGTTGCGACAACAACCTGATGTTTATAAAAACGAAACGTTGCAGGAACGCGTAAAAAAAGCAGCTGCCTATTTTGGCGAAAAGGTGCAGCATATTTTGGCCGAAGGAATTAAAAAGGTCGACCTGGATGTTGATAATAAGGAGATTAAACGGCAGTTGAAACGCTACGTGAACGATCTGAAAGACGATGTGCAATTAAAATTATCGGCATTTGAATCGTGCCTTGAAGGATTTGACGTAAAACGCCTGATGGATTCGCGCGCTAAAACACTGGTAAAACAAAGCAAATCTTCTGGGAAACAAAAGGCAAAAGAGATTACCGATTTTGAAAATATACCAAACCCTGAATTGTTTGAGCAATTGCGTAACTACCGCACCGAAAAAGCCGGTGAATTGGAGATTCCTCCTTTTATGATCTTTTCTCAAAAGGTGTTGTACGCACTGGTAACATACTTGCCTGCCGACACCACTTCGTTAAAACTGATAAATGGCCTTGGTCCGCGAAAGATTACGCAGTTTGGTGCCGATATTATCGCTGTGATCGATTACTATTGTAAAGAAAACAACATCGATAAAGGAGAAATACCCCTACAGGAACCGAAGAAGAAAAAGAAGGAAAAAGTGGAAACCAAACTGTTAAGTTTTGAGCTGTTTAATAACGGAAAATCGATTGAGGACATTGCAACCGAACGTGCTCTTTCGGCCAATACCATCGAAAGTCATCTGGCACATTTTATAAAATTGGGAGATCTGGAGGCAACACGTTTAGTGGATGAAGAGAAACTGAAAAAAATAGCAGACTATTTTGCAAAGACAGAAGATAAATCATTCGGAACAGCGAAAGGCCACTTTGGTAACGAGGTTAGTTATGGCGAGTTGCGGATTGGGTTGAGTTATTGGGAGTTTGAAAAGTCGGCTCAGGATAAATAG